The proteins below are encoded in one region of Scomber japonicus isolate fScoJap1 chromosome 2, fScoJap1.pri, whole genome shotgun sequence:
- the LOC128369715 gene encoding ATP synthase subunit d, mitochondrial-like, whose amino-acid sequence MAGRRVALKAIDWVAFAERVPPNQRGMFNALKTRSDAIAAKLTSLPETPATIDWSLYRSTVAKAGMVDEFEKKFKALQIPEAADTQTSAINAQEAESNKSASVYVEASKARIAQYEQELEKFKNMIPFDQMTIEDLNNTFPETKLDKVKHPHWPHKPIAEL is encoded by the exons ATGGCAGGACGTCGTGTAGCCCTCAAGGCCATTGACTGGGTGGCGTTTGCTGAGCGTGTCCCACCCAACCAGAGGGGCATGTTTAATGCTCTGAAGACTCGCAGTGATGCCATCGCTGCCAA ACTAACCTCCCTGCCAGAGACTCCTGCAACCATTGACTGGAGCCTCTACAGGAGCACAGTGGCCAAAGCAGGCATGGTTGATGAGTTTGAGAAGAAG TTCAAAGCTCTGCAGATCCCTGAGGCTGCTGATACACAGACCAGCGCCATCAACGCACAGGAGGCCGAGTCT AACAAAAGTGCATCCGTCTATGTTGAGGCATCAAAGGCCCGTATCGCCCAGTATGAGCAGGAG TTGGAAAAGTTTAAGAACATGATCCCCTTCGACCAGATGACCATTGAGGATCTCAACAACACCTTCCCTGAGACCAAGTTGGACAAGGTCAAACATCCCCACTGGCCCCACAAGCCCATTGCCGAATTGTAA